From Pulveribacter suum, a single genomic window includes:
- a CDS encoding N-formylglutamate amidohydrolase, whose protein sequence is MAALQQAPGPVQVWRPERQALALVCDSPHSGTHYPDDFGHAVPLALLRRGEDTHVHTLWQCAPAHGATLIAATFPRTYIDPNRAETDLDPAQMDGAWDGPPLAPGPKTRQGLGLVWQQLVQAGVATPLYARRLGVAEVRARIERCWRPYHAQLQRAIDESVARFGGVWHLNLHSMPGDVYQRLGRQDAPPLADFVLGDRDGTTCAPEFIHLIGDTLHGFGYSVAYNEPYKGAELIGRIGQPRLRRHSLQIEIRRPVYMDEDTREPHAGFAPLQRHLDALLAVVAAYVRERTRHLA, encoded by the coding sequence ATGGCGGCGCTGCAGCAGGCGCCCGGACCGGTGCAGGTGTGGCGCCCCGAGAGGCAGGCGCTGGCCCTGGTGTGCGACTCGCCCCACAGCGGCACGCACTACCCCGATGACTTCGGCCACGCCGTGCCCCTGGCACTGCTGCGCCGCGGCGAGGACACGCACGTGCACACGCTGTGGCAGTGCGCGCCGGCCCACGGCGCCACGCTGATCGCCGCGACCTTTCCGCGCACCTACATCGACCCCAACCGCGCCGAGACCGACCTGGACCCGGCGCAGATGGACGGCGCGTGGGACGGCCCGCCCCTGGCCCCCGGCCCCAAGACCCGCCAGGGCCTGGGCCTGGTGTGGCAGCAGCTGGTGCAGGCCGGCGTGGCCACGCCGCTGTATGCACGCCGCCTGGGCGTGGCCGAGGTGCGCGCGCGCATCGAGCGCTGCTGGCGCCCCTACCACGCGCAGCTGCAGCGCGCCATCGACGAGAGCGTGGCCCGCTTTGGCGGCGTGTGGCACCTGAACCTGCACTCCATGCCCGGCGACGTGTACCAGCGCCTGGGCCGCCAGGATGCGCCGCCGCTGGCGGACTTCGTGCTGGGCGACCGCGACGGCACCACCTGCGCGCCCGAGTTCATCCACCTGATCGGCGACACGCTGCACGGCTTTGGCTACAGCGTCGCCTACAACGAGCCCTACAAGGGCGCGGAGCTGATCGGGCGCATCGGCCAGCCGCGGCTGCGCCGCCACAGCCTGCAGATCGAGATCCGCCGGCCCGTCTATATGGACGAGGACACGCGCGAGCCCCACGCCGGCTTCGCGCCGC
- a CDS encoding tripartite tricarboxylate transporter substrate binding protein BugE, with product MALRRTLLSTLAACAAAAAFAPLANAQAGDYPSRPIKLIVPFAPGGSTDMVARMLADKMTQVLGQPVVVDNRGGAGGSIGADAIAKSAPDGYTIGMATVSTHGANPAIYARLPYDAVKDFAPITNVMSVPSVFVVHPGVPAKTMAEFIALAKARPGKYTFASPGAGSLGHANIENFMNLAGIDLLHIPYKGAGQAITDALGGQVDAMTDNLPSTLSNIQSGKLRPLAVLALKRSPVLPDVPTYSELGYPGMGDGGWFGLVAPAGTPRPIIDKLNAAAHQVMAMSDYLEKQKGISGESIANTPEQFARQIQAAIERYTAVARRANIRLN from the coding sequence ATGGCGCTGCGCCGTACCCTGCTGTCCACCCTGGCCGCCTGCGCTGCGGCCGCGGCCTTCGCCCCGCTGGCCAACGCCCAGGCGGGCGACTACCCCAGCCGGCCCATCAAGCTGATCGTGCCCTTTGCGCCTGGCGGCTCCACCGACATGGTCGCGCGCATGCTGGCCGACAAGATGACGCAGGTGCTGGGCCAGCCCGTGGTGGTGGACAACAGGGGCGGCGCCGGCGGCTCCATCGGCGCGGATGCCATCGCCAAGTCCGCGCCCGACGGCTACACCATCGGCATGGCCACGGTGAGCACGCACGGCGCCAACCCCGCCATCTATGCCAGGCTGCCCTACGACGCGGTGAAGGACTTCGCCCCCATCACCAACGTGATGAGCGTGCCCAGCGTGTTCGTGGTGCACCCCGGCGTGCCGGCCAAGACCATGGCGGAGTTCATCGCCCTGGCCAAGGCCAGGCCGGGCAAGTACACCTTCGCCTCGCCGGGCGCCGGCTCGCTGGGGCACGCCAACATCGAGAACTTCATGAACCTGGCGGGCATCGACCTGCTGCACATCCCCTACAAGGGCGCCGGCCAGGCCATCACCGACGCGCTGGGCGGCCAGGTGGACGCGATGACCGACAACCTGCCCTCCACGCTGTCCAACATCCAGTCAGGCAAGCTGCGCCCGCTGGCCGTGCTGGCCCTCAAGCGCAGCCCCGTGCTGCCCGACGTGCCCACCTACAGCGAGCTGGGCTACCCCGGCATGGGCGACGGCGGCTGGTTCGGCCTAGTGGCGCCCGCCGGCACGCCCAGGCCCATCATCGACAAGCTCAACGCCGCGGCGCACCAAGTCATGGCCATGTCCGACTACCTGGAAAAGCAAAAGGGCATCTCCGGCGAGTCCATAGCCAACACGCCCGAGCAGTTCGCCCGGCAGATCCAGGCGGCCATCGAGCGCTACACGGCGGTGGCCAGGCGCGCCAACATCCGTCTGAACTGA